One region of Culex pipiens pallens isolate TS chromosome 2, TS_CPP_V2, whole genome shotgun sequence genomic DNA includes:
- the LOC120415703 gene encoding protein expanded codes for MRAFCTVSAPLEVCAPPSRPLPPGTRFLALKLLGTPQPRTLYFLVEAKSRVREVYAQTCLHFSKQGMLDTELFGLAVLIDGEYLFADPESKLSKYGPKSWRSSHTHGLDANGKPLLELHFRVQFYIESPLMLRDEVSRHNYYLQLKYNAVNRDLPKECSEQSLLLLGGLSLQADLGDLQEENGGGGSTAASTNGSTTNSCSSNSSTPTTTSNANNTSSSSAVAAVATTTSTASTSTAATTTSSSTNGPANSTEYFRPEEYINPMLRSAWGISALSSCHRENRGMSRADAETHYIREACNLNEVINAHTFRMKQSKNEPGLGSVSLSIYAKGIRIALDNSTATTFNWPSIGKLSFDRKKFEIRSGDNKIILYSANDDKNKMILALCRETHQFSMKIAPRLTEAIKREEEESSCIHGYPYLYSRALNLPYKSKSDQRISVISSTSSNTTSGIVSDRVHSEDELEIMINTPPTATLAAPSTESLALAHLLDCPSVSRQTSSVGQVSLKDLEDTLAALSMRSNTTTRSASSDSTEPKDRSVKDCESSPSSQHNIGSQCSSTCSTVVVATDCMSLPQNNAGSSIERRQTSTCSSLELGYSHTAQNSTLSVATSTCLDHDINEEEEETNSGVYTLAHVPPTETSGVYTMNSSEMTGQSSEIAESESHESSHYGSFQPCQSEIAEPLEPIDSVDGDFRTRLNSDINEFRMRSDSNVSAAGSFRGDGSDPTDNKHTLLSAEELTDLIVGRGTYPSRKTVSHTLDSDCDYVTLPLPLEGESYLQGSEDTAPTEDEYDDEVLPPAPPKRIDSNLPLAQRQTILSLVSDDDSPPPPPPPYNAHHETTGLRGPDIRPDEAPVIPLRDPPPYPQKPTSMVRERLIPPPVVATVAPPSVQASIPEEVPARFITTRPAINILKAHTSVVGETAKPSFAAPTINNISNLSQSPIPTTTVTTTPSTPSGIGIPVVPYHKSITSPPPPYPEIPKPPHRACVIVPVIKPRQYHPPPPPSIPRQPPPPPPAHTLATVYTGQLARSQIELYQQQLYSDVDYVIYPIQDPSISQQEYLDAKQGSILAAMAQSPPPPPYLAYHTVRAHNRSWDACKNHAIYRSTPYLSMALSSNSRYASTQNLSDTYVQLPGAYSPLYSPSIASLCSSYEPPPPPPLRPRPVSSSSSSMFVRSRSDDNILNSVESTPKIRRLPPPPPPPYETRKAIRKPPIPLPNPEKQTPPAAKATATGVTVERPPEVPAKPTPTKPSGPSAKLQAQIRKQYPDFDFSTLSTNTSIDIKTLREKSKNLDLPLISALMHDRSLLKQTRAFVMPKHPKMGTAANGSPAGVGNAPALAPTTPSAQQNILAGAPKTKYPVSGLSTTQLVKPRKTSVVSHRHPNDKLPPLPGQTATEGNNYVMDPTPAKQKSYSSSQPSA; via the exons ACCTCTCCTGGAGCTACACTTCCGCGTGCAGTTCTACATCGAGAGCCCGTTGATGCTGCGAGATGAGGTGTCCCGCCACAACTACTATCTGCAGCTCAAGTACAATGCCGTCAACCGGGACCTGCCGAAGGAGTGCTCGGAACagtcgctgctgctgctcggtggCCTCTCGCTCCAGGCCGACCTGGGTGACCTGCAGGAGGAAAACGGAGGGGGCGGCAGTACGGCGGCAAGCACCAACGGCAGTACCACCAACAgttgcagcagcaacagcagcactcCGACGACCACCAGCAACGCAAACAATACCAGCAGCAGTTCGGCTGTCGCAGCCGTCGCCACCACCACCTCAACCGCCTCGACGTCCACTGCAGcaaccaccaccagcagcagcacaaaTGGACCCGCCAACAGCACCGAATACTTCAGGCCAGAGGAGTACATCAACCCGATGCTGCGGTCTGCGTGGGGCATTTCGGCGCTCTCATCTTGCCATCGGGAAAACCGCGGAATGTCCCGAGCGGACGCCGAAACTCACTACATCCGCGAGGCGTGCAACCTGAACGAGGTCATCAACGCGCACACATTCCGAATGAAGCAGTCCAAGAACGAGCCCGGGCTGGGATCGGTTTCGCTCAGCATCTACGCCAAGGGAATCCGTATCGCGCTCGACAACAGTACGGCGACCACGTTCAACTGGCCAAGCATCGGCAAGCTCAGCTTCGATCGGAAGAAGTTCGAGATCCGATCGGGAGACAACAAAATCATCCTGTACTCCGCCAACGACGACAAGAACAAAATGATATTAGCCTTGTGCCGGGAGACGCACcaattttccatgaaaattgCACCGCGACTCACCGAAGCAATCAAGCGCGAAGAAGAGGAAAGCAGCTGCATTCACGGGTATCCGTACCTGTACTCCCGGGCGCTCAACCTTCCCTACAAAAGCAAAAGTGACCAGCGAATATCGGTCATCTCCAGTACCAGCTCGAATACTACCTCCGGCATCGTAAGCGATCGCGTCCATTCCGAAGATGAGCTCGAAATTATGATCAACACACCACCAACGGCAACGCTGGCAGCGCCATCGACGGAAAGTCTCGCCCTGGCCCATCTGCTCGACTGTCCCAGCGTAAGTCGACAAACCTCATCGGTGGGACAAGTCTCGCTGAAAGATCTGGAAGACACCCTAGCGGCTCTCTCGATGCGGTCAAACACCACAACGCGATCGGCAAGCAGCGACAGCACCGAACCCAAGGATCGTTCGGTAAAGGACTGTGAGTCGTCTCCTTCATCACAGCACAACATCGGATCCCAGTGCTCGTCCACCTGTAGCACGGTGGTCGTAGCGACGGACTGCATGAGCCTACCTCAAAACAATGCCGGCAGTTCCATCGAACGACGTCAAACATCCACCTGCAGCAGCCTTGAGCTGGGTTACAGCCACACAGCGCAGAACAGCACGCTGAGTGTCGCCACGAGCACATGCCTGGACCATGACATCAACGAGGAGGAAGAGGAAACCAACTCCGGAGTTTACACCCTCGCTCATGTACCGCCTACGGAAACCAGTGGAGTGTACACGATGAATAGCAGCGAAATGACCGGTCAATCGTCGGAAATTGCCGAATCGGAATCGCACGAAAGTTCGCACTACGGAAGCTTCCAACCGTGTCAGAGTGAAATTGCGGAACCTCTCGAGCCTATCGATTCTGTGGATGGGGATTTCCGAACGCGGTTAAACAGCGACATCAACGAGTTCAGAATGCGTTCGGACTCGAATGTGTCCGCTGCGGGATCATTCCGAGGCGATGGCAGCGATCCTACCGATAACAAGCACACGCTTCTTAGCGCGGAAGAGCTAACCGATCTGATTGTGGGTCGAGGAACTTACCCGTCTCGAAAAACGGTCAGCCACACGTTGGATTCCGACTGTGACTACGTTACGCTACCGTTGCCACTGGAAGGAGAGAGCTACCTGCAAGGCAGTGAAGATACGGCTCCAACGGAAGACGAGTACGACGATGAAGTTCTACCTCCAGCTCCGCCAAAACGGATCGACAGTAACTTGCCACTCGCGCAGCGGCAAACGATACTGAGTCTGGTAAGCGACGATGACTCACCTCCTCCACCACCACCGCCTTACAATGCTCATCACGAAACCACCGGACTGCGCGGTCCCGACATACGTCCGGACGAGGCACCGGTAATTCCACTGAGAGATCCTCCGCCGTACCCCCAGAAACCAACCAGTATGGTCCGAGAACGGCTCATTCCACCACCCGTTGTAGCGACAGTCGCACCACCAAGCGTTCAAGCATCCATACCAGAGGAGGTGCCAGCACGCTTCATCACCACCCGACCAGCGATCAACATCCTCAAGGCACACACCAGTGTGGTAGGAGAAACGGCCAAACCAAGCTTCGCAGCACCAACCATCAACAACATCAGCAATCTCTCGCAGTCTCCCATTCCGACGACCACTGTCACAACAACTCCGTCAACGCCCAGCGGAATCGGTATCCCGGTGGTTCCGTACCATAAAAGCATTACCTCGCCTCCGCCACCGTATCCGGAGATTCCGAAGCCTCCACATCGAGCCTGTGTGATTGTGCCGGTAATCAAGCCACGTCAGTACCATCCGCCTCCACCACCTTCGATTCCACGACAACCTCCACCTCCACCACCGGCGCACACGCTAGCAACCGTGTACACTGGCCAACTGGCACGTTCCCAGATTGAACTGTACCAACAGCAGCTGTACAGCGACGTAGACTACGTCATCTACCCGATCCAAGATCCCTCCATTAGTCAACAGGAGTATCTTGACGCGAAGCAAGGCTCTATCCTGGCAGCTATGGCTCAAAGCCCACCACCGCCGCCGTACCTTGCGTATCACACTGTTCGGGCCCACAACCGCAGCTGGGACGCGTGCAAGAACCATGCAATCTACCGAAGCACCCCTTACCTCTCGATGGCACTGTCCTCAAACTCGCGATACGCCTCAACCCAAAACCTCTCCGACACCTACGTGCAGCTGCCCGGCGCTTACTCTCCGCTGTACAGCCCATCGATAGCTAGCCTCTGCTCATCGTATGAACCTCCACCACCTCCACCGCTTCGACCCCGACCAGTGTCCAGCAGTTCGTCGTCGATGTTCGTCCGATCCCGCTCCGACGACAACATCCTGAACTCGGTCGAGAGTACGCCCAAAATTCGTCGCCTTCCACCTCCTCCACCACCGCCATACGAAACGAGGAAAGCCATCCGGAAGCCACCCATCCCGCTGCCCAACCCGGAGAAGCAAACTCCACCCGCCGCAAAGGCGACGGCGACTGGCGTTACGGTTGAAAGACCTCCCGAAG TACCCGCGAAACCTACCCCGACGAAACCGTCCGGACCGAGCGCAAAACTGCAGGCGCAAATCCGCAAGCAGTACCCGGACTTTGACTTTAGCACGCTGAGCACAAACACCTCCATCGACATCAAAACACTGCGCGAGAAGAGCAAAAACCTTGACCTCCCGTTGATTTCCGCGCTGATGCACGATCGGTCGCTGCTCAAGCAAACGCGTGCCTTCGTTATGCCCAAACACCCCAAAATGGGCACCGCCGCCAACGGCAGTCCGGCGGGTGTTGGTAACGCGCCCGCTCTCGCTCCGACAACCCCCTCCGCCCAGCAGAACATCCTTGCCGGTGCGCCCAAGACCAAGTATCCGGTGTCGGGACTCAGCACCACCCAGCTCGTCAAGCCGCGCAAAACGTCCGTCGTGAGCCACCGGCATCCGAACGACAAGCTGCCGCCGCTGCCCGGCCAGACGGCCACCGAGGGCAACAACTACGTGATGGACCCGACGCCGGCCAAACAGAAGAGCTACAGCTCCTCGCAACCCAGTGCCTAA
- the LOC120415704 gene encoding neutral and basic amino acid transport protein rBAT-like — protein sequence MNHLQISTDPTLLGVELPESLTTSPSVSTFLPEEDASTCLLLPGTPSPPLDFTHPLTPSMGNADNCETGAGDDPAAETSSSGSSGIGMVGGCTTGASNLFNNHSDYQHLRKKSGTEENGMHPTGGVMSITLTKDMPGFVHWNWPLIRKCTFFVFLSGIIAMVGIVVAMIATLPKSCNPAVTWYKGSVFYEVFPASFQDTNDDGLGDIRGLIGRAEYFKGLGVGAVRLNSIFPSKHYPDHFQEVTSLTAVDEVLGKVEDLQKFAAVLHERNISLVLDLPIYPFVNHLNPPTIDVDHLPNRTNDDVPTSEFLRLARSVKGGEENVITSVLRFWLAKGGVDGFYIKGLEHFHDDPLLLENIKEWKYTLGGDRVLMVSKQFIDKLAEPIVGEVLNHVDLVDVLLDMTNGTEVTANVIRSAVDGSLLKHTEHAWIHWSVGSVHERRLSSGLSPNATLAATLTQLMLPGTVNIFYGDEIALEEAHDPTGEHTDTQHLHHLTAMAWSGSQNQFTGRGTLPWLPKSASASFHHLDIVLEMIALRKRSPSIYLNAVIKEEQMLPNTDVKSSQNDILVLQRWYPRRNSFACITNFGVKNASLDLTAMFYSGEIVAGTSTIRERVYFEKFNVDSLETVIVRLHK from the exons ATGAATCACTTGCAAATTTCGACAGATCCGACATTGCTCGGCGTTGAGCTGCCGGAATCGCTGACGACTTCGCCATCGGTTTCGACGTTCTTGCCCGAGGAGGACGCCTCCACATGTCTGCTCCTCCCGGGAACTCCGAGCCCTCCGTTGGACTTTACCCACCCGCTGACGCCCAGCATGGGCAACGCGGACAACTGTGAAACGGGAGCCGGCGATGATCCGGCAGCGGAAACCAGCTCTTCAGGCAGTTCCGGAATCGGCATGGTGGGCGGCTGCACTACCGGCGCCTCCAACCTGTTCAACAACCACAGTGACTACCAGCATCTGCGCAAGAAGAGTGGAACTGAGGAGAATGGAATGCATCCCACCGGAGGGGTGATGAGCATCACCCTGACGAAGGATATGCCCGGCTTTGTGCACTGGAATTGGCCGCTGATCCGGAAGTGTACCTTCTTTGTGTTTCTGTCCGGAATCATCGCCATGGTGGGCATTGTGGTAGCGATGATTGCGACGCTGCCCAAGTCGTGCAATCCAGC CGTCACCTGGTACAAAGGTTCCGTCTTCTACGAGGTATTCCCGGCCAGCTTCCAGGACACCAACGACGACGGGCTGGGCGACATCCGAGGGTTGATTGGCCGAGCGGAGTACTTCAAGGGGCTCGGAGTCGGTGCGGTCCGGCTTAACTCGATCTTCCCCTCGAAGCACTACCCGGACCACTTCCAGGAGGTGACCTCGCTGACGGCGGTGGACGAGGTGCTCGGCAAGGTTGAGGACTTGCAGAAGTTTGCTGCCGTGCTGCACGAGCGGAACATTTCGCTGGTGCTGGACTTGCCGATCTATCCGTTTGTGAACCACCTGAACCCGCCCACCATTGATGTAGaccatttgccgaaccgtacgAATGACGATGTTCCGACGAGCGAGTTTCTGCGACTGGCGAGGTCCGTCAAGGGAGGAGAGGAGAATGTTATAACTAGCGTGCTGAGATTCTGGCTGGCAAAGGGAGGTGTGGATGGATTTTACATTAAGGGGTTGGAGCACTTCCACGATGATCCGCTGCTGTTGGAGAATATCAAGGAGTGGAAGTACACACTGGGTGGAGATCGCGTTCTTATGGTTAGCAAACAGTTTATTGATAAACTAGCTGAACCAATTGTTGGTGAGGTTTTGAATCACGTCGACTTGGTGGACGTTCTTTTGGATATGACTAATGGGACGGAAGTGACAGCGAATGTGATCAGAAGTGCCGTTGATGGATCGTTGCTGAAGCACACTGAACATGCGTGGATTCACTGGAGTGTGGGAAGTGTTCACGAGCGTCGTTTGTCTTCCGGTCTTAGTCCTAATGCAACGTTGGCCGCCACGCTAACGCAGCTGATGCTTCCGGGCACGGTTAACATTTTCTACGGTGATGAAATTGCCCTCGAGGAAGCTCACGATCCGACTGGAGAGCACACCGATACGCAACACCTGCACCACCTGACTGCGATGGCATGGAGTGGTAGCCAGAATCAGTTTACCGGAAGAGGAACGTTGCCCTGGTTGCCGAAGAGTGCATCCGCTTCGTTTCATCACTTGGACATCGTGCTGGAAATGATTGCCCTGAGGAAACGGTCACCTTCGATCTACCTGAACGCGGTTATCAAGGAGGAGCAAATGTTGCCCAACACGGACGTCAAGTCGAGCCAGAATGATATTCTTGTGCTGCAACGGTGGTACCCGAGACGGAACTCTTTTGCGTGCATTACCAACTTTGGGGTGAAGAACGCCTCATTGGACCTGACGGCCATGTTTTACAGTGGAGAAATTGTCGCTGGTACGTCGACCATACGGGAGcgagtttattttgaaaagttcaacgttGATTCGCTAGAGACGGTGATTGTGAGATTACACAAGTAA